The Neofelis nebulosa isolate mNeoNeb1 chromosome X, mNeoNeb1.pri, whole genome shotgun sequence genome has a segment encoding these proteins:
- the CXHXorf66 gene encoding uncharacterized protein CXorf66 homolog has translation MNLFIYVLLLVIWTNSCLDTNQSYGSPTTGAKHVESMDAKLDSFRRRLLVIVIGIMIIAFVFTCFCFIHYNCLSGDAPKAETLKKEGVPAKSSTPPSKMSFSESKTASPCNLEKQSLPSAIDKLSSVSCPEKSSITSSAKKFVGPSSLEKLCVSSSTQKFNKPSSQGKKRPPCSVKKFKSSHLEKPYRTRNLGKPYKPARAHKLVGQATSSYPNKAARPPRPAGLQYAVRPTKPLCPPHPQSRISTPKRSSVRKLTKSPRHRKLKRSVCARSADMLLRPQLIKPCRRYKERCLVCRSSEPLISNISEAQNRNAQNPLCPSEAKPCAQSFLKADYRDNVFHGNVSYSDTTTYDSNDSDREVTIICNVKHEATPERIQDN, from the exons atgaatctttttatttatgtccTGCTTTTGGTTATTTGGACAAACAGTTGTTTAGATACGAACCAAAGTTATGGATCTCCTACCACAG GAGCCAAACACGTCGAATCAATGGACGCCAAACTGGACAGCTTCAGGAGACGTCTACTGGTTATCGTAATTGGTATTATGATTATAGCTTTCGTATTCACCTGTTTTTGTTTCATCCATTACAACTGTCTGAGCGGCGACGCGCCCAAGGCAGAAAC GCTCAAGAAAGAAGGTGTGCCAGCCAAGTCATCCACACCACCATCCAAAATGTCATTCAGCGAATCCAAGACAGCCAGCCCATGCAATCTAGAAAAGCAATCCCTGCCGTCTGCTATAGACAAGTTATCTAGTGTCTCATGTCCGGAAAAGTCCTCCATAACATCCAGTGCAAAAAAGTTCGTCGGGCCCTCGAGTCTAGAAAAGCTGTGTGTGTCCTCTAGTACACAAAAGTTCAACAAGCCGTCAAGTCAAGGGAAGAAAAGGCCACCGTGCTCAGTAAAAAAATTCAAGTCATCGCACCTGGAGAAGCCATATCGAACACGCAATCTGGGAAAGCCATATAAGCCAGCTCGTGCCCATAAGCTAGTTGGTCAGGCCACTTCATCCTACCCAAATAAGGCAGCGAGGCCACCCCGGCCGGCCGGTCTGCAATACGCAGTCAGGCCGACCAAGCCACTCTGTCCACCCCACCCGCAAAGTCGCATCTCGACACCCAAGCGATCCAGTGTGCGGAAACTAACCAAGTCCCCTAGACATCGTAAACTCAAAAGGTCAGTTTGTGCCCGTAGCGCAGACATGTTATTGAGGCCTCAGTTAATCAAGCCTTGCCGGCGCTATAAGGAAAGATGTCTCGTCTGCCGAAGTTCTGAGCCTTTGATCAGTAATATTTCTGAGGCACAGAATAGAAATGCTCAAAACCCACTTTGTCCAAGTGAAGCGAAGCCTTGCGCCCAGTCCTTTCTTAAGGCAGATTACAGAGACAACGTATTCCATGGCAACGTGAGCTACAGTGATACTACGACATATGACAGTAATGACAGTGATAGGGAGGTAACCATTATTTGCAACGTGAAACACGAGGCCACCCCTGAACGCATCCAAGATAATTAA